Genomic window (Ureibacillus composti):
AAGTGAATATTAAAATTATCGGAGTAGTAAGAAAAAAATATATTATCAACATTTTGATATAAGACCCATTTTTATTCACTGAATTAAGTCTCCTTTTATACTTACCATAGATATTAATAACTAAGTGTCAAAAACACTACAGCCTTACCTCAATTTTTTTGATTATTATATTCCTTAAGTATTGAATTATCCTACACCGTTACTTTAAAGTACAATTTATTCTAAATTAGGTACTAAAAAATCTAATTCTTTTATGTAAAAAGCGCAGATCCATTACTTTGGAAATGCGATTGTTGAATAATATTTAATCGTTAAAATCATTTTCATAAGGATTAGCGTATAGATCTACATCAATTTCAGCTTCAATACTTGAAGCAAATTTTATTATTTCTCTATCCATATATAAAGCAGGCGTATTTCCATTTTCTATTTTAATAACAATAAAGAGTTTACACTCTAAAGAATAAGTTTCTTTTATTTCGTTAATTATTAATGTCTTATTTTGTAATTTGCCTAAAATTTCTTGGAGTTGCTTATTAACATTAAGTGAGTTTTGGTAGCCTGTTCCTAAATCCCAACTCGTTTCTTTTCTATAACGAACCGTTGAACGTTTTGGAATTAAATCGCCTCTTTTATAAGTCTCAGTAGGAATTACTTTTAACTTTTCCGTAACCTCATCTAGTGGAAATTCATCTCCATATAAGCTGAAATACACATTTACTTGAGTCTTATTCAAGTTTAATTACACCTCCCAGTAAGTGTTAACCTATATATTAAATTTATTTATTGAAATTAAAAAAGAGCACGATTCTACTCTTAAATCGCGCCCTATTCTTGAGGAAAGAAGTGTTATTTAATCGCCCAAATTAACAGTTATCATATATACATTCGGGATATAAATTCTACAATCATCCATAGTTTTGGATGCTAAATATTCATCAGGAAGTTCCAGCCATTTAGATGCAATGCTATTAAGCATCATTTTTAAATTAGATTTAGATAATTCATCAACTTCAAGTAATGCCCTATACATATTTTCAATCTTCCAATACTCTTCTACTTTTGAGACAGATACACTTACACCATGATTATCAGTAAAGTTTTTAAAGTCACCTAAAATTCGTTTAGTTTCTTCCAAGGTACTCGCTTCAAGAAATAATGTAAGCTGCATACGATTCTCCTATGTTTTTCTCATGTGAAATAGGTTATAACTTTTTTATTATTTTTGCTTTTATTATAAATGATTTTCTTCTTTTCTAGGCGTTATTCAGCTATATCGCTTTTAAATGAAAACAGACTCATTTCCTAGAGAAACGCGCCCAATTGTTGAAAACTGTTTATCATAAAATCGAGTTCAAAAACCTATATAAGAGAGTCATTTTATCTATCTTTCTTATATAGGTTTTTTACTTAATACAATACCACAATATCGCTCAATTAAGGCATAACTGAAGTAATTATCAATCTTAATATCATTCAATTCTACTTCACTATTGCCCCCTTTAGTTCAAAAAACTTGAACCGATTAAGGAGAAAATTATAAAGCTAAACATAATAGCTCCAAAAATAGTATTAATTGCAGTGTTTTCATCACCATTTTTAATCTTCTTTGTCAAAGAAACACAATTCACGAAGAAAAATATTGCAATGATTGGAGTTCCATAAAAAAATAAAAAATCCATTAACTCTCCCCCTTTTGTCAAAACCTTTCTATTGCCAAACTGGTTCTTCACTAAACTGACCCCGATTGACACTAAGATAAATTTATTATCAATCTTTATTTTAAATAATCGAATTTTGTTTCAATGTTCAATCTTTTTTATAAAACTACAATAACAAACATAATTATAACTTTATATTATTGTGTTTCATATATTACGAAAAGTCTCGCAAACTAAGATTGTTTTGCGAGACTTTATTTTTAAATTACCAATTAAGTGTTTTAGCTACATTTCCTGTATCTACATTAGAAGATACGGATATGCTGAATACTCCATTTTTATCAAAACCAACAGAACCAATACTCAATCTTTTGTGTCCGTATTCAAACTTCACAGTATAGCTTCCTGACTTTTTTTCAGTATAAACGTATTGGCTCATGTGTCCGTAATGTCCTGCTCCTTGCCCTTGTCTTAAATCAATAAAATATCCTACTCCACCATTCGGTGAAAAATCATCAGGGTTAACACCGTAATCTCTTCTATAAGATCCACCAGCCGTTGTCCAATAATCATGAGTATGTTGTACAACCTTGCCACCAGATTCAGGAAGGGAGAACCCTGCTGCATCTGCAACACCGATAGCGAAACCATCAGTAAGAGTATTTTGTGGAACAGAGATCCATTTCCATCTTCCTATTAGTCTGAACTTTTTATATCCAGTTCTATCAGAAGAAACCTCATATGCTTCCCCTTCTATTTGAATATGACCTTTTAGCGTGCCTTGTGGATCAGTATAAGCCAAAGGTCTAATCATAGTATTAGTATTAGATAATTCATCATTTACCTCAACAATGTCACTTGTAATGAATTTTTTCTTCGCTCCTTCTTCAATTAAAGAACGCAAGAATTCTGGTGTTCTTGTTTCGATTTCTTCTAATGAAAGTCCTACATCCTCCTGTAATATCTGAATTTCTTGCTCAGTAAGAATTTCTAGTGAGTTACTTCCAAAAGGTTCGAGTTCAGTAGCTTTAGCAAATGTTGGAACGATAAAAAATAATGCAAAGGCTACAGACAATACTACAACATAGCTTTGTATCGTGTTTAGTGGTCTGCTCATTTTAACCCTCCTAATATAATTTTATAATTAATACTTTTTAAGTATAATAGAGCAAAAATAGATTCAAATCCTACAAAATACATATTTTTACAAAATAGGTAATAATACCATTTAATTCAATTTTATATGACATTATTCAACATAATATAGACTTACCAGTACAGAACATGTTACAGAAATTAGAGATTGGTACGAAAGTGACCAGGATGTTCCGGAGCCGCAATATGACGAATTTAGCTTAAATTCCTTAGCTGATGATTTAAATATCGCTTACCAAAATAGAACGAATATACGAATCATCTATTGGAACATTAAAAGAACCGAAGAATATGAGGGGAGAATCATTGAATTATTACCAAATGATTTAGCCTTAAAAATTAGAGCAAATGAATATGATTCTAGATTATTATTAAAATATATTATTAAACTTAATGTTTACGATTAAGAAAAACCGAGCAAAAACCATTATCACTAAACCACAAGCACCTAGTTGCACAAGAAAAGACGTGTCAAAAACACGTCTTTTGTGTTGTTTATTTTTAGCCTGCCTTATGCTTTTCTGACCCCGACTATTTTTGCTCCCATTTTCTTACTTGTATTCATAGCGGTTTTCATAAATTGTAAAGCGATCTTTTCTTCCCTTGTTTGATTACTCTCTTTTTTCTTCATACTCATATCAAACCATTCCTTCCTTTTAATCAAGTTTCAGAATCTATAATTACCTCTGCTGTAAGTTTAAAAGTTCGTTCAGAAGAACCAAATATTCAAACATTTAATGAATTTTTACAAAGTACATGGTCTGCTAATAATCATCTTAATGAACCTTCTTGGGTTAAAGTTGATTAAATTGTGCCTTATGAACAATAACAATAACTGTTTATAAGGTTTTTAAACTCATCTTGATAAAATTATTGAAGATGAGTTTTATTAAAAATTTTAATACTATCTCCCTAATTTCAAGCGAGTAAGAAGTGGTGAAGAAAGATACATACCTCTTCCCTTTTTCCAATTTGAACTATCTGACTAATCTCTCCGAAGCATTAAACAATCCTAAAAGAAGCTCTCTTTATTTCAGAAAAGAACCCAATTATCCCTTTTTTCTTCAACAATCTGGCCCGATTATGGAATAAGAAAAATCCTGCATATCAACACAGGATTTTTAATCAAACTTTATTATAAATTATCAATCTTTATTTTAAATAATCGAATTTTGTTGTAAATGATCAATCTTTTTTATAAAACTACAGAAAAAAGTCACCTTTAATATCTAAAAAATCAACAATCTTATCTTCTATCTCTATTTTTTCAAATATCCCCGCCTCAATACGAGTAATTTCCTCAACTGTACAATTTAATTTCTCTGACAGAAAGTTTATTTGGCATTCAATAGATGTCATTTATGGCAGTATGTTTTTTTAATATCATTTCAGATTTTGCAATT
Coding sequences:
- a CDS encoding DUF4279 domain-containing protein translates to MNKTQVNVYFSLYGDEFPLDEVTEKLKVIPTETYKRGDLIPKRSTVRYRKETSWDLGTGYQNSLNVNKQLQEILGKLQNKTLIINEIKETYSLECKLFIVIKIENGNTPALYMDREIIKFASSIEAEIDVDLYANPYENDFND